The following are encoded together in the Streptomyces rapamycinicus NRRL 5491 genome:
- a CDS encoding ABC transporter permease translates to MTTATLTDSWTMTRRGLAHWARQPVQVAVQLVFPVMMLVMFAYFLGGGMTVPGGGDYKEYLVPGTFALTMVFGLEGTMLAITQDLNKGVIDRFRSMPMARSAVLVGRSVLDMLQSALGLLVLLGVGLAMGWRWHGGPGDALLAVGLLLWLRFAMLWLGIFLGMAAGRPEMVQAVQILVWPVGFLSNVFASPETMPGWLGAVAVWNPMSATATAIRELFGGPGGGGDSWAADHAQLLAVCWPLALIAVFLPVAVRRYGRLSR, encoded by the coding sequence GGCAGCCCGTCCAGGTGGCCGTCCAGCTGGTCTTCCCGGTGATGATGCTGGTGATGTTCGCCTACTTCCTCGGCGGCGGGATGACCGTCCCGGGCGGTGGCGACTACAAGGAGTACCTGGTGCCGGGCACGTTCGCGCTCACCATGGTGTTCGGCCTCGAAGGGACGATGCTCGCCATCACCCAGGACCTCAACAAGGGCGTCATCGACCGCTTCCGCTCGATGCCGATGGCCCGCTCGGCGGTCCTGGTCGGGCGCAGCGTGCTGGACATGCTCCAGTCGGCGCTCGGGCTGCTCGTCCTCCTCGGGGTCGGGCTCGCGATGGGCTGGCGCTGGCACGGCGGGCCCGGCGACGCGCTGCTCGCCGTAGGGCTGCTGCTGTGGCTGCGCTTCGCGATGCTGTGGCTCGGCATCTTCCTGGGCATGGCCGCCGGACGCCCGGAGATGGTGCAGGCCGTACAGATCCTGGTCTGGCCGGTGGGCTTCCTCTCCAACGTCTTCGCCTCGCCGGAGACCATGCCCGGCTGGCTCGGCGCGGTGGCGGTCTGGAACCCGATGTCGGCGACGGCCACCGCGATCCGCGAGCTGTTCGGCGGCCCCGGGGGCGGTGGCGACTCCTGGGCCGCGGACCACGCCCAACTCCTCGCCGTCTGCTGGCCGCTGGCGCTGATCGCGGTCTTCCTCCCGGTCGCGGTGCGGCGTTACGGGCGGCTCAGCCGCTGA
- a CDS encoding glutamate decarboxylase — MALHKGTPGRRDLDECPDFSINPLYGEANPVSGMTGRPPRHCLPDGPMAPTTAYQFVHDELMLDGNARQNLATFVTTWMEPQAGRLMSDCFAKNMIDKDEYPRTAELERRCVTMLGHLWHAPDPDAVVGCSTTGSSEACMLAGMAFKRRWAKRNPVSYPATARPNLVMGTNVQVCWEKFCDFWEVEARQVPMEGDRYHLDPRAAAELCDENTIGVVAVLGSTFDGSYEPVAEVCRALDDLQERTGLDIPVHVDGASGAMVAPFLDPDLVWDFQLPRVASINTSGHKYGLVYPGVGWALWRTADALPEELVFRVDYLGGNMPTFSLNFSRPGSQVAAQYYTFVRLGREGYRAVQQQTRDVARSLAERIEAFGDFTMLSRGDQLPVFAFTTAEGIRGFDVYDVSRRLRERGWLVPAYTFPPNREDLSVLRVVCRNGFSEDLADLFLGDLGSLLPELRSQSAPMGKVVKAFHH, encoded by the coding sequence GTGGCACTTCACAAAGGCACTCCCGGCCGACGCGACCTCGACGAATGCCCCGATTTCTCCATCAATCCGCTCTATGGCGAGGCCAATCCGGTCAGCGGAATGACCGGCAGGCCCCCGCGCCACTGCCTCCCGGACGGGCCGATGGCGCCCACGACGGCGTATCAGTTCGTCCATGACGAGCTGATGCTGGACGGCAACGCCCGCCAGAACCTCGCCACGTTCGTCACCACGTGGATGGAGCCGCAGGCGGGCCGGCTGATGTCCGACTGCTTCGCCAAGAACATGATCGACAAGGATGAGTATCCGCGCACCGCCGAACTGGAGCGGCGGTGCGTGACCATGCTCGGCCATCTGTGGCACGCCCCCGACCCGGACGCGGTCGTGGGCTGCTCCACCACGGGGTCGAGCGAGGCGTGCATGCTGGCCGGAATGGCCTTCAAGCGGCGCTGGGCCAAGCGGAACCCGGTGAGCTATCCGGCCACCGCCCGGCCCAATCTGGTCATGGGCACCAATGTCCAGGTGTGCTGGGAGAAGTTCTGCGACTTCTGGGAGGTGGAGGCCCGGCAGGTGCCCATGGAGGGCGACCGGTACCACCTCGATCCCCGGGCCGCCGCCGAGCTGTGCGACGAGAACACCATCGGGGTCGTCGCGGTCCTCGGCTCCACCTTCGACGGCTCCTACGAACCCGTCGCCGAGGTGTGCCGGGCGCTGGACGACCTCCAGGAGCGCACGGGCCTGGACATCCCGGTGCACGTGGACGGCGCCTCGGGCGCGATGGTCGCGCCGTTCCTCGACCCGGACCTGGTGTGGGACTTCCAGCTGCCGCGGGTCGCCTCCATCAACACCTCGGGCCACAAGTACGGCCTGGTCTACCCCGGGGTGGGATGGGCGCTGTGGCGTACGGCGGACGCGCTGCCCGAGGAGCTGGTCTTCCGCGTCGACTACCTCGGCGGCAATATGCCCACGTTCTCGCTCAACTTCTCCCGCCCCGGCTCCCAGGTGGCCGCCCAGTACTACACCTTCGTACGGCTGGGCCGGGAGGGCTACCGCGCCGTCCAGCAGCAGACCCGCGATGTGGCGCGCTCGCTCGCCGAGCGGATCGAGGCGTTCGGGGACTTCACCATGCTCAGCCGCGGCGATCAGCTGCCGGTGTTCGCGTTCACCACGGCGGAGGGGATCCGCGGCTTCGACGTCTACGACGTCTCCCGGCGGCTGCGCGAACGCGGCTGGCTGGTGCCCGCGTACACCTTCCCGCCCAACCGGGAGGACCTGTCCGTACTGCGGGTGGTGTGCCGCAACGGCTTCTCGGAGGACCTCGCCGATCTCTTCCTGGGCGACCTGGGGTCGCTGCTGCCGGAGCTGCGGTCACAGTCCGCGCCCATGGGGAAGGTCGTCAAGGCGTTCCATCACTGA
- the leuE gene encoding leucine efflux protein LeuE, with protein MLGITDLSTYLAGLALIILLPGPNSLYVVSVAARRGPRTGYRAAAGVLCGDTVLMALSAGGVASLLHASPVLFAVVKFAGAGYLTWLAVGMLRGARALWRRRPGTAAAARGAAEARGADGVADGAVDTATGAAEGERPYRRALVISLLNPKAILFFISFFVQFVDPDYAHPALSFVALGAWAQLFSITYLSVLIFSGTYLAATFRRRRRLRAGLSAAAGTAFLGFAAKLSLSSAG; from the coding sequence GTGCTGGGGATAACCGATCTTTCGACCTATCTGGCCGGTCTGGCGCTGATCATCCTGCTGCCGGGCCCCAATTCGCTGTATGTGGTGTCGGTCGCGGCCCGTCGCGGCCCGCGTACCGGCTATCGGGCGGCGGCCGGGGTGCTGTGCGGCGACACCGTGCTGATGGCGCTGTCGGCGGGCGGGGTGGCCTCGCTGCTGCACGCCAGCCCGGTGCTGTTCGCGGTGGTCAAGTTCGCGGGCGCGGGCTATCTGACCTGGCTGGCGGTGGGCATGCTACGCGGGGCGCGGGCGCTGTGGCGCCGCCGCCCGGGGACCGCGGCGGCGGCCCGGGGCGCGGCGGAGGCGCGGGGCGCGGACGGGGTGGCGGACGGGGCCGTGGATACGGCCACGGGCGCCGCGGAGGGCGAGCGCCCGTACCGCCGGGCGCTGGTCATCAGCCTGCTGAATCCGAAGGCGATCCTCTTCTTCATCTCCTTCTTCGTGCAGTTCGTGGATCCGGACTACGCCCACCCCGCGCTGTCCTTCGTGGCGCTGGGCGCCTGGGCGCAGCTGTTCAGCATCACCTATCTGTCGGTGCTGATCTTCAGCGGTACGTATCTGGCGGCCACCTTCCGGCGGCGCCGGCGGCTGCGGGCGGGGCTCTCGGCGGCCGCGGGCACGGCGTTCCTCGGCTTCGCGGCGAAGCTGTCGCTGAGCAGCGCGGGGTAG
- a CDS encoding MerR family transcriptional regulator, translating into MSYSVGQVAGFAGVTVRTLHHYDEIGLLRPGARSAAGHRRYDDADLDRLQRILFYRELGFPLEEVAVLLDDPDIDPQAHLRRQHQLLTDRIERLRKMAAAVEQAMEARKMGINLTPEEKFEVFGDFDPDEHQEEVEQRWGNTEAYQESQRRAASYTKEDWKRIQEEADELGNRFVALMGAGAPPTSEAAMDLAEEHRQGISRNHYECGHEMHACLGRMYVSDHRFTENIDKAGPGLAVYLRDAILANAERHG; encoded by the coding sequence ATGAGCTATTCCGTGGGACAGGTGGCGGGCTTCGCCGGGGTCACGGTGCGCACGCTGCACCACTACGACGAGATCGGGCTGCTGCGCCCCGGCGCCCGCAGCGCGGCCGGGCACCGGCGTTACGACGACGCCGACCTCGACCGGCTGCAGCGGATCCTGTTCTACCGGGAGCTCGGCTTCCCGCTCGAAGAGGTGGCGGTGCTGCTCGACGACCCGGACATCGATCCGCAGGCCCACCTGCGGCGTCAGCATCAGCTGCTGACCGACCGGATCGAGCGGCTGCGGAAGATGGCCGCCGCCGTCGAACAAGCCATGGAGGCGCGGAAGATGGGCATCAACCTGACCCCCGAGGAGAAGTTCGAGGTCTTCGGGGACTTCGACCCGGACGAGCACCAGGAGGAGGTCGAGCAGCGCTGGGGGAACACCGAGGCGTACCAGGAGTCCCAGCGCAGGGCCGCCTCGTACACCAAGGAGGACTGGAAGCGGATCCAGGAGGAGGCGGACGAACTCGGCAACCGGTTCGTCGCGCTGATGGGCGCGGGCGCCCCGCCGACGTCCGAGGCGGCGATGGACCTCGCCGAGGAGCACCGGCAGGGGATCAGCCGGAACCACTACGAGTGCGGGCATGAGATGCACGCCTGCCTGGGCCGGATGTACGTCTCGGACCACCGCTTCACGGAGAACATCGACAAGGCCGGGCCGGGGCTGGCCGTCTACCTCCGGGACGCGATCCTCGCCAACGCGGAGCGGCACGGCTAG
- a CDS encoding DedA family protein, with protein sequence MTTLALGPQWLDPDYLIETFGLLGVLAIVFAESGLLIGFFLPGDSLLFTTGLLVTTDVIKQDLWLVCVAVAVAAILGDQAGYLFGRKVGPSLFRRPDSKLFKQENVEKAHEFFEKHGPKSLILARFVPIVRTFTPIIAGVSRMNYRSFIIFNVIGGVLWGTGVTLLGSALGKVDFVHQHIELMLIAIVLLSIIPIVIEFLRARGKAKKEAAAQPEPQGPAAGSPSQGPRGRHAKR encoded by the coding sequence GTGACCACCCTCGCGCTCGGCCCTCAGTGGCTGGACCCGGACTATCTGATCGAGACCTTCGGTCTGCTCGGCGTCCTGGCCATCGTATTCGCGGAGTCCGGCCTGCTCATCGGCTTCTTCCTGCCGGGCGACTCGCTGCTGTTCACCACCGGCCTGCTGGTGACCACCGATGTGATCAAGCAGGATCTGTGGCTGGTGTGTGTGGCCGTGGCGGTCGCCGCGATCCTCGGTGACCAGGCCGGATATCTCTTCGGCCGGAAGGTGGGGCCATCGCTGTTCCGGCGCCCCGACTCCAAGCTCTTCAAACAGGAGAACGTGGAGAAGGCGCATGAGTTCTTCGAGAAGCACGGGCCGAAGTCGCTGATCCTCGCCCGTTTCGTGCCCATCGTGCGGACGTTCACGCCGATCATCGCGGGCGTGAGCCGGATGAACTACCGCTCGTTCATCATCTTCAACGTCATCGGCGGTGTGCTGTGGGGCACCGGCGTCACGCTGCTCGGCTCGGCGCTCGGAAAGGTCGACTTCGTCCATCAGCACATCGAGCTGATGCTGATCGCGATCGTGCTGCTGTCGATCATCCCGATCGTGATCGAGTTCCTCCGGGCGCGCGGCAAGGCGAAGAAGGAGGCCGCCGCGCAGCCGGAGCCGCAGGGCCCCGCCGCGGGCTCCCCCTCCCAGGGGCCGCGCGGGCGCCACGCCAAGCGCTGA
- a CDS encoding threonine/serine ThrE exporter family protein, with the protein MRSDRQQTPRAVSAAETDTGEQQKPLSDEAHSAFTPPLGIPLPPPPEDEHPTSEFAVPDGLTAEAPAEPECSAFVPPAGVKTPSNNQTTGGFPVITPPNGIPVVRLTKDTPWQDRMRTMLRMPISERPTPERVERQDETGPAVPRVLDLTLRIAELLLAGGEGAEDVEAAMLGVAHAYGLDRCEPTVTFTLLSVSYQPSLVDDPVTASRTVRRRGTDYTRLSAVFRLVDDITSRDDFTLEEAYRRLAEIRRNRHPYPGWALTVAGGGLAGAASMLVGGDWPVFFAAALGAMLGDRLAWLASGRGLPEFYQFVAAAMPPAAIGVALSLADSGLQASAVITGGLFALIPGRALVAGVQDGLTGYYITAAARLLEVGYLIVGIVCGVLTVLYGGLQLDAKLNPEAALRHVERPYIQILAAMLLALTFCILLQQERHTVLFATLNGGVAWVVYGALADTAGVPPVAATTVAAGLVGLFGQLLSRYRYASALPYVTAAIGPLLPGSATYFGLLALAQGNLDRGIPHLTQAAALALAIAIGVNLGGEAARLFLKMPGADADPSGRRAAKRTRGF; encoded by the coding sequence GTGAGGTCGGACCGTCAGCAGACGCCGCGTGCCGTGAGTGCGGCGGAGACGGACACGGGGGAGCAGCAGAAGCCGCTGTCCGACGAGGCGCACAGCGCCTTCACCCCGCCCCTGGGCATACCCCTGCCGCCGCCGCCCGAGGACGAGCACCCGACATCGGAGTTCGCCGTCCCCGACGGGCTGACGGCGGAAGCCCCCGCCGAGCCCGAGTGCTCGGCGTTCGTGCCGCCCGCCGGGGTGAAGACCCCCTCGAACAACCAGACCACCGGCGGCTTCCCCGTCATCACCCCGCCGAACGGCATCCCCGTCGTCCGGCTGACCAAGGACACCCCCTGGCAGGACCGGATGCGCACGATGCTGCGCATGCCGATCAGCGAGCGCCCGACGCCCGAGCGCGTCGAGCGGCAGGACGAGACGGGCCCGGCCGTACCGCGTGTGCTCGACCTCACACTCCGCATCGCCGAGCTGCTGCTCGCGGGCGGTGAGGGGGCCGAGGACGTCGAGGCGGCGATGCTCGGCGTGGCGCACGCGTACGGGCTCGACCGCTGCGAGCCGACCGTCACCTTCACCCTGCTGTCGGTCAGCTACCAGCCCTCGCTGGTCGACGACCCGGTCACGGCCAGCCGGACCGTACGGCGCCGGGGCACCGACTACACCCGGCTGTCCGCGGTCTTCCGGCTCGTGGACGACATCACCTCGCGGGACGACTTCACGCTGGAGGAGGCGTACCGGCGGCTCGCCGAAATACGCCGTAACCGCCACCCCTACCCCGGCTGGGCGCTCACCGTGGCCGGCGGCGGGCTGGCCGGCGCGGCGAGCATGCTGGTCGGCGGTGACTGGCCGGTCTTCTTCGCGGCGGCCCTCGGCGCGATGCTCGGCGACCGGCTGGCGTGGCTGGCCTCGGGGCGCGGGCTTCCGGAGTTCTACCAGTTCGTGGCCGCGGCGATGCCGCCCGCCGCGATCGGGGTGGCGCTCAGCCTCGCCGACTCCGGGCTCCAGGCGTCCGCCGTGATCACCGGTGGGCTGTTCGCGCTGATCCCGGGGCGGGCGCTGGTGGCGGGCGTCCAGGACGGGCTGACCGGCTACTACATCACCGCGGCGGCGCGCCTGCTGGAGGTCGGCTATCTGATCGTCGGCATCGTCTGCGGGGTACTCACCGTGCTCTACGGGGGTCTCCAGCTCGACGCCAAGCTCAACCCGGAGGCGGCGCTGCGCCATGTGGAGCGGCCGTACATCCAGATCCTGGCGGCGATGCTGCTCGCGCTGACCTTCTGCATACTGCTCCAGCAGGAACGTCACACCGTGCTGTTCGCCACGCTCAACGGCGGGGTCGCCTGGGTGGTCTACGGCGCGCTGGCCGACACCGCGGGCGTTCCGCCGGTGGCCGCCACGACCGTGGCCGCCGGGCTGGTCGGCCTCTTCGGACAGCTGCTCTCGCGGTATCGATACGCCTCGGCGCTGCCGTACGTCACCGCGGCGATAGGTCCCCTGCTGCCCGGTAGCGCGACCTACTTCGGGCTGCTCGCGCTGGCCCAGGGCAACCTGGACCGCGGCATTCCGCACCTCACCCAGGCGGCGGCACTGGCCCTGGCGATCGCCATAGGGGTGAACCTGGGAGGCGAGGCCGCGCGCCTCTTCCTGAAGATGCCCGGCGCGGACGCCGACCCCTCCGGCCGCCGCGCCGCCAAGCGCACACGGGGCTTCTGA
- a CDS encoding inorganic diphosphatase: MEFDVTIEIPKGSRNKYEVDHETGRIRLDRRLFTSTSYPADYGFVENTLGEDGDPLDALVILDEPTFPGCLIKCRAIGMFRMTDEAGGDDKLLCVPASDPRVEHLRDIHHVSEFDRLEIQHFFEVYKDLEPGKSVEGANWVGRAEAEAEVEASIKRLEAAGGH, encoded by the coding sequence GTGGAGTTCGACGTCACCATCGAGATCCCGAAGGGTTCGCGGAACAAGTACGAGGTGGACCACGAGACGGGTCGCATCCGCCTTGACCGGCGACTCTTCACGTCGACCAGCTACCCCGCGGACTACGGCTTCGTCGAGAACACCCTCGGCGAGGACGGTGATCCGCTGGACGCACTGGTCATTCTCGACGAGCCGACGTTCCCCGGCTGCCTGATCAAGTGCCGTGCCATCGGCATGTTCAGGATGACCGACGAGGCGGGCGGCGATGACAAGCTGCTTTGCGTACCGGCCTCCGACCCCCGGGTGGAGCACCTGCGTGATATTCACCACGTTTCAGAGTTCGACCGCCTGGAAATCCAGCACTTCTTCGAGGTCTACAAGGACCTGGAGCCGGGGAAGTCGGTCGAGGGGGCCAACTGGGTGGGCCGCGCCGAGGCCGAGGCCGAGGTGGAGGCGTCCATCAAGCGTCTCGAGGCCGCCGGCGGCCACTGA
- the dacB gene encoding D-alanyl-D-alanine carboxypeptidase/D-alanyl-D-alanine-endopeptidase, with protein MPEARSWQVREWLSHRLSRGRRELDRMRGRALREWNRVHGRALREWNRVRARGRREWRGMPREQQRTWQLVAVSAATGLAVAVVSVLVAGPWDGGRRTAERARAAEDGAPGERPGGPERPAPSASPVLAALGARPAPRSPDSGGDAVPPPTGAGLADTLEPLLKDPALGDERSVAVMDVTTGQQVFGAKAGTATVPASTIKLATGAAALSALGPDHRIRTSVVAGAGKNDIVLVGGGDPTLTARAVKGDDHPAALRQLADDTARALKKRGAGPYRLGYDTSLYSGPKLHTIGPNENLSPVVPLMADEGRKDDSDHGPAPRAEDPAADAAGSFAAMLRDRGVEVKGEPRAREAAKGARTVASVRSQPLSSLVERMLTTSDNDIAEALARQTALAAGEPAGFEGGAKAVTQRLRKLGLPLGGVRIADGSGLDRADHVSAGLLAQVLVRAADRDHPELRSLLTGLPVAGFTGTLRTRYAQDAVGRGVVRAKTGTLTGVNTLAGSVVDADGRLLVFAFMTNGTTDATGAQRALDRMASALANCGCR; from the coding sequence GTGCCTGAAGCCCGATCGTGGCAGGTCAGGGAGTGGCTGAGCCACCGGCTGAGCCGTGGGCGACGCGAGTTGGACCGGATGCGCGGGCGTGCGCTGCGCGAGTGGAACCGCGTGCACGGGCGTGCGCTGCGCGAGTGGAACCGCGTGCGCGCCCGGGGCCGGCGCGAATGGCGCGGTATGCCCCGCGAGCAGCAGCGGACCTGGCAGCTGGTGGCGGTCTCCGCCGCGACCGGCCTGGCAGTCGCCGTGGTGTCGGTGCTGGTGGCCGGGCCCTGGGACGGCGGCCGGCGGACGGCCGAACGCGCCCGCGCCGCCGAGGACGGTGCCCCGGGCGAGCGGCCCGGCGGCCCGGAGCGGCCCGCGCCCAGCGCCTCGCCCGTCCTGGCGGCGCTCGGCGCGCGGCCCGCGCCCCGGTCGCCGGACAGCGGCGGCGACGCCGTGCCGCCGCCCACCGGGGCGGGGCTCGCCGACACGCTCGAACCGCTGCTGAAGGACCCCGCGTTGGGCGATGAGCGCTCGGTGGCGGTGATGGACGTGACCACCGGTCAGCAGGTGTTCGGCGCCAAGGCGGGCACGGCCACCGTCCCCGCCTCCACGATCAAGCTCGCGACCGGCGCCGCGGCCCTCTCCGCCCTCGGCCCGGACCACCGCATCAGGACCAGCGTCGTGGCGGGCGCCGGAAAGAACGACATCGTGCTGGTCGGCGGCGGCGACCCGACGCTCACCGCGCGCGCCGTCAAGGGGGACGACCACCCCGCCGCACTCCGCCAGTTGGCCGATGACACCGCCCGCGCCCTGAAGAAGCGCGGCGCGGGCCCCTACCGGCTCGGCTACGACACCTCGCTCTACTCCGGGCCGAAGCTCCACACCATCGGCCCCAACGAGAACCTCTCGCCCGTCGTCCCCCTGATGGCCGATGAGGGCCGTAAGGACGACAGCGACCACGGCCCGGCCCCGCGCGCCGAGGACCCGGCCGCCGACGCGGCCGGGTCCTTCGCCGCGATGCTGCGCGACCGCGGCGTCGAGGTGAAGGGCGAGCCCCGGGCCCGCGAGGCCGCCAAGGGCGCCCGTACGGTGGCCTCCGTCCGTTCCCAGCCACTGTCCTCGCTGGTCGAGCGGATGCTGACCACCAGCGACAACGACATCGCCGAGGCCCTGGCCCGGCAGACCGCCCTGGCCGCGGGCGAGCCCGCCGGCTTCGAGGGCGGCGCGAAGGCCGTGACCCAGCGGCTGCGCAAGCTCGGGCTGCCCCTGGGCGGAGTCCGGATCGCGGACGGCAGCGGACTCGACCGCGCCGACCACGTCTCCGCCGGGCTGCTCGCCCAGGTGCTGGTGCGCGCCGCCGACCGCGACCACCCCGAACTGCGGTCGCTGCTCACCGGGCTGCCGGTGGCCGGTTTCACCGGCACCCTGCGCACCCGCTACGCCCAGGACGCGGTCGGCCGGGGCGTGGTCCGCGCCAAGACCGGCACCCTCACCGGGGTCAACACCCTCGCGGGCTCGGTCGTGGACGCGGACGGCCGGCTGCTGGTCTTCGCGTTCATGACCAACGGCACCACCGACGCCACCGGCGCCCAGCGCGCCCTGGACCGGATGGCCTCGGCCCTCGCCAACTGCGGCTGCCGCTGA
- a CDS encoding zinc-dependent metalloprotease — protein MTSIGGVEMVDWNLAVATATRLVRPGPEVSREEARAVVAELRRHAKSSEEHVRAFTRMAVSGGPASDTPVLVVDRAGWIRANVAGFRQILKPLLGKVQDRRGGLTGGAVLGAVGGKVTGVELGMLLSFLASRVLGQYETFAPSTRELPGSPGGGRLLLVAPNIVHVERELDVAPHDFRLWVALHEETHRTQFTAVPWLRDHIESEIQAFLGETDVDPATLLERVREAVQSLGGGRPADEGDEADGRGAPSIIELVQTPTQREILARLTAVMSLLEGHADYVMDGVGPEVVPSVAEIREKFQKRRASGAGRLDQALRKLLGLDAKLRQYRDGERFVRAVVNQVGMDGFNRVWTSPNTLPTKAEISKPAEWVARVHRKAES, from the coding sequence ATGACGAGCATCGGTGGTGTGGAGATGGTCGACTGGAATCTCGCGGTCGCGACCGCGACCCGGCTGGTGCGCCCCGGGCCCGAGGTGAGCCGCGAGGAGGCGCGCGCGGTCGTCGCGGAGCTGCGCCGGCACGCCAAGTCCTCGGAGGAGCACGTCCGCGCCTTCACCCGGATGGCCGTCTCCGGCGGCCCGGCCTCCGACACCCCCGTCCTCGTCGTGGACCGCGCGGGCTGGATCAGGGCGAACGTGGCGGGCTTCCGGCAGATCCTCAAACCGCTGCTCGGCAAGGTGCAGGACCGGCGCGGCGGACTGACCGGCGGGGCGGTGCTGGGCGCGGTCGGCGGCAAGGTGACCGGCGTCGAGCTGGGGATGCTGCTGTCCTTCCTGGCCTCCCGGGTGCTCGGCCAGTACGAGACCTTCGCGCCCTCGACCCGCGAGCTGCCCGGCTCCCCGGGCGGCGGCCGGCTGCTGCTGGTGGCGCCCAACATCGTCCATGTCGAGCGCGAACTCGACGTGGCCCCGCACGACTTCCGGCTGTGGGTCGCGCTGCACGAGGAGACCCACCGCACCCAGTTCACCGCCGTGCCCTGGCTGCGCGACCACATCGAATCCGAGATCCAGGCGTTCCTCGGCGAGACCGACGTGGACCCGGCCACCCTGCTGGAGCGGGTCCGCGAGGCCGTCCAGTCGCTGGGCGGCGGCCGTCCCGCCGACGAGGGGGACGAGGCGGACGGGCGCGGCGCGCCCAGCATCATCGAGCTGGTCCAGACCCCGACCCAGCGGGAGATCCTGGCCCGGCTGACCGCGGTGATGTCGCTGCTGGAGGGGCACGCCGACTACGTCATGGACGGGGTGGGGCCGGAGGTCGTGCCGTCCGTCGCGGAGATCCGGGAGAAGTTCCAGAAGCGCCGGGCGAGCGGCGCCGGCCGGCTGGACCAGGCGCTGCGCAAGCTGCTGGGGCTCGACGCCAAGCTGCGGCAGTACCGTGACGGGGAGCGGTTCGTACGGGCGGTGGTGAACCAGGTCGGCATGGACGGCTTCAACCGGGTGTGGACCTCGCCCAACACCCTTCCGACCAAGGCGGAGATCAGCAAACCCGCCGAGTGGGTCGCGCGGGTGCACCGCAAGGCGGAGTCCTAG